In Melitaea cinxia chromosome 11, ilMelCinx1.1, whole genome shotgun sequence, a genomic segment contains:
- the LOC123657912 gene encoding putative inner dynein arm light chain, axonemal, which produces MAERAPVSTEDTLVRYDNPVLVTKQPEKISSPPTGALAQPCIPTEAKRETEEILNAILPPKEWEEDGQIWTQKISSTPATRLDVINLQEMLDTRLQQRQARETGICPVRRQLYTQCFDELIRQVTINCGERGLLLLRVRDEARITMEAYQTLYCSSIAFGMRKALQSEQGKSDLMDQVAKLEAERSALEQQCTELKQKTEQLERRAAELRAAEEKRHQEELLALKKTNAQLKAQLEGIIAPKK; this is translated from the exons ATGGCAGAAAGAGCCCCTGTTTCAACTGAAGACACGCTAGTTCGTTACGATAATCCGgttttagtaacaaaacaacCTGAAAAAATT TCATCACCTCCAACTGGTGCTCTGGCACAACCGTGTATTCCTACTGAAGCAAAACGTGAAACTGAGGAAATCCTTAATGCCATTCTACCTCCTAAAGAATGGGAAGAAGATGGTCAGATATGGACTCAAAAG ATATCATCAACACCAGCGACGAGATTAGACGTTATAAACTTGCAAGAAATGCTGGACACTCGTCTTCAACAGCGACAAGCTAGGGAAACGGGCATATGCCCTGTTCGAAGGCAGCTTTATACGCAGTGCTTTGATGAACTTATACGGCAG GTGACAATCAATTGCGGTGAACGTGGTCTACTCCTATTAAGAGTGCGCGATGAAGCTAGAATTACTATGGAAGCTTATCAGACACTATATTGTAGTTCTATTGCGTTTGGTATGAGAAAGGCGTTGCAG TCCGAACAAGGGAAATCGGATCTTATGGATCAAGTCGCTAAGCTGGAAGCGGAACGATCGGCTCTAGAACAGCAATGCACGGAGTTGAAACAAAAAACGGAGCAACTGGAGCGGCGCGCCGCAGAGCTGCGCGCGGCCGAGGAGAAGCGGCACCAGGAGGAGCTGCTGGCCTTGAAGAAGACCAACGCGCAGCTGAAG gcACAACTTGAAGGCATCATCGCTCCAAAGAAgtaa